In the genome of Deinococcus yavapaiensis KR-236, one region contains:
- a CDS encoding type III pantothenate kinase — MRQGPLLAVDVGNTSTVLGLTNDALQLTHTWRIRTNRDLLPDDFALTLKGLMDLSEVATPPCAVLSSVAPPVGQNLKLALERHFGVRTFEVTAENLHDVTVELDDPRAIGADRLANLFGAERYLADREFVIVVDFGTSTNFDVIGRGRRFLGGVLATGAQVSADALFARAAKLPRVNLEAPPSALGKNTVHALQSGLVFGYAEMVDGLVRRLKTEVSGDALAVATGGFSRTVEGVCREIDVFDDTLTLRGLVELWATR; from the coding sequence ATGCGGCAAGGTCCCCTGCTCGCCGTGGACGTCGGGAACACCTCCACCGTCCTTGGCCTCACGAACGACGCCCTCCAGCTCACGCACACATGGCGTATCCGAACGAACCGCGATCTCCTGCCCGACGATTTCGCCCTGACCCTCAAGGGCCTGATGGACTTGTCGGAAGTCGCCACGCCGCCGTGCGCCGTGCTGTCGAGTGTCGCGCCGCCCGTCGGTCAGAATTTGAAGCTGGCATTGGAGCGGCACTTCGGCGTTCGCACGTTCGAGGTGACGGCGGAGAATCTGCACGACGTCACCGTGGAGCTCGACGACCCACGGGCCATCGGCGCGGACCGCCTCGCGAATTTGTTCGGGGCCGAGCGTTACCTCGCCGACCGCGAGTTCGTGATCGTGGTGGACTTCGGGACGAGCACGAACTTCGACGTGATCGGTCGGGGCCGTCGGTTTCTCGGTGGAGTGCTCGCGACGGGCGCGCAGGTGAGCGCGGACGCGTTGTTCGCGCGGGCGGCGAAGTTGCCGAGAGTGAATCTGGAAGCGCCGCCCTCGGCGCTCGGAAAGAACACCGTTCATGCCTTGCAGTCGGGGCTGGTGTTCGGATACGCGGAGATGGTGGACGGCTTGGTTCGCCGCTTGAAAACGGAAGTGTCCGGTGACGCGCTGGCGGTCGCGACCGGAGGCTTTTCCCGAACGGTCGAGGGGGTCTGCAGGGAGATCGACGTGTTCGATGACACCTTGACGCTGCGAGGCCTCGTGGAGCTGTGGGCGACGCGTTGA
- the dnaJ gene encoding molecular chaperone DnaJ: MDYYELLGVPRDASADDIKKAYRKLALQYHPDRNKEEGAQEKFAQINAAYAALSDPEKRAHYDRFGSEPSAAGMPGAGGFGDPNFDPFDLFEQMFGGGLFGGARGGRRVARGEDLETTARITLEDARIGADIEVNIDRLTECEHCHGTRSEPGGTPPKTCGTCGGAGTVTAQTRTILGNIVTQQPCPTCRGEGQIIEDPCKVCRGRGRTLKADRVKVTLPKGIDEGYRIRVSGKGNEGPGGPGDLYVHLEMAPHPDFTREGEHLIHQAKIGVARASFGGKIEVPTLDGPKEIEVKSGTQHGDTVRLRGFGMPRLQASGVGDLVVVFDVQIPKAGNLSKEARAALEAYAREVGEDVEHKEPNLFERIGKAIRGE; the protein is encoded by the coding sequence ATGGACTACTACGAACTGCTGGGCGTTCCGCGTGACGCGTCCGCCGACGACATCAAAAAGGCGTACCGCAAACTCGCGCTGCAATACCACCCCGACCGCAACAAGGAAGAAGGCGCGCAAGAGAAGTTCGCGCAGATCAACGCCGCGTACGCGGCGTTGTCGGATCCGGAGAAGCGCGCGCACTACGACCGATTCGGAAGCGAGCCGAGCGCCGCCGGAATGCCTGGCGCGGGCGGGTTCGGCGACCCGAACTTCGATCCGTTCGACCTCTTCGAGCAGATGTTCGGCGGAGGTCTGTTCGGCGGGGCGCGCGGCGGACGCCGTGTAGCGCGCGGCGAGGACCTCGAGACGACGGCCCGCATCACCCTGGAGGACGCGCGAATCGGCGCGGACATCGAGGTGAACATCGACCGCCTCACGGAGTGCGAACACTGCCACGGAACGCGCAGCGAACCGGGCGGCACGCCTCCGAAGACGTGCGGGACGTGCGGTGGGGCGGGCACCGTGACGGCGCAGACGCGCACCATCCTCGGCAACATCGTGACGCAGCAACCGTGCCCGACGTGCCGTGGCGAAGGGCAGATCATCGAAGATCCGTGCAAGGTGTGCCGGGGACGCGGACGTACCCTCAAGGCGGACCGCGTGAAGGTCACGCTGCCCAAAGGCATCGACGAAGGTTACCGCATTCGCGTCTCGGGCAAAGGCAACGAGGGGCCGGGCGGCCCGGGCGACTTGTACGTGCACCTCGAGATGGCGCCGCACCCTGACTTCACGCGTGAAGGCGAGCACCTCATCCACCAAGCCAAGATCGGCGTTGCGCGCGCCTCGTTCGGCGGCAAGATCGAGGTGCCGACCCTCGACGGACCGAAGGAAATCGAAGTCAAGAGCGGCACCCAGCACGGCGACACCGTACGCTTGCGAGGCTTCGGAATGCCGCGCCTCCAGGCCAGTGGCGTCGGCGACCTCGTCGTGGTGTTCGACGTGCAGATTCCCAAGGCGGGCAACCTCAGCAAGGAGGCCCGCGCCGCGCTCGAAGCGTACGCCCGTGAAGTCGGCGAGGACGTCGAGCACAAAGAGCCGAACTTGTTCGAGCGCATCGGCAAGGCGATTCGCGGCGAGTAA
- a CDS encoding glycoside hydrolase family 43 protein has product MKPRLLLFCTASLTVAASLALAGGAGPRLPAPPARTAPPVAPASPATVTRTFTNPVIPDDFPDPFILRVGKTYYAYGTNTGGVDLPVRKSNDLVNWQLVGEGFGRLGNWATGGFTWAPEVMAVKNGYTLYYTARHTDSGRQCIGVATSKSPEGPFRDESSKPLVCQLDQGGSIDASPLVDSDGKRYLYWKNDGNCCSLLTAIYVQQLSDDGLKLLGQPKDLIYNGALWEGNLIEAPNVYKRGSTYYLFYSAADYNSDTYSVGYATATSPTGPFRKQSRDLPWLFTKGALSGPGGQGVITDGAGQTWMYYHGWTTGQIGYEAGGVRSMRLDKLTFDASGKPVLNPTTTRTVAPAPLR; this is encoded by the coding sequence ATGAAACCTCGATTGCTGCTGTTTTGCACGGCCAGCCTGACAGTCGCCGCGTCGCTCGCGCTCGCCGGAGGCGCGGGCCCTCGTCTCCCGGCGCCCCCGGCACGCACCGCCCCACCCGTGGCGCCCGCCTCGCCCGCCACGGTGACACGCACGTTCACCAATCCCGTCATTCCCGACGATTTCCCCGATCCGTTCATTCTGCGCGTCGGCAAGACGTACTACGCGTACGGCACGAACACCGGAGGCGTGGATTTGCCCGTACGGAAAAGCAACGACCTCGTGAATTGGCAACTGGTGGGCGAAGGCTTCGGACGCCTCGGGAACTGGGCGACGGGAGGCTTCACCTGGGCGCCGGAAGTCATGGCCGTGAAGAACGGCTACACCCTGTACTACACCGCGCGTCACACCGACAGCGGACGGCAGTGCATCGGCGTCGCGACCTCCAAATCCCCCGAGGGACCGTTCCGCGACGAGTCGAGCAAACCGCTCGTATGCCAACTCGACCAAGGCGGCTCCATCGACGCCTCGCCCTTGGTCGACAGTGACGGCAAGCGCTACTTGTACTGGAAGAATGACGGCAACTGCTGCAGCCTCCTCACGGCAATTTACGTGCAGCAACTCAGCGACGACGGCCTCAAACTTCTCGGCCAACCCAAAGACCTCATCTACAACGGCGCCTTGTGGGAAGGCAACCTCATTGAGGCTCCGAACGTCTACAAGCGCGGAAGCACCTACTACCTGTTCTACTCCGCCGCCGACTACAACTCCGACACGTACAGCGTCGGCTACGCCACGGCCACGTCACCCACGGGTCCCTTTCGCAAGCAGTCGCGCGACTTGCCGTGGCTCTTCACGAAAGGCGCCCTCAGCGGCCCCGGCGGGCAAGGAGTCATCACCGACGGCGCGGGCCAAACGTGGATGTACTACCACGGTTGGACGACGGGCCAAATCGGCTACGAGGCGGGCGGAGTGCGTTCCATGCGCCTCGACAAGCTGACCTTCGATGCCTCGGGCAAACCCGTGCTCAACCCCACCACGACCCGGACGGTCGCTCCCGCGCCTCTACGCTGA
- a CDS encoding glycoside hydrolase family 43 protein, giving the protein MTTLRAPDLTLTSLTVGANLYCNPVAPGDFPDPFVLEHEGVYYAYATNYKGVDLPVRTSTDLVNWEFRGNAMGTLPKWARRGFTWAPDIMKVAGGFMLYYTARHRKSGLQVIGAAFSKSPLGPFEDTCAEPLISQIPLGGAIDAHAFEDADGKRYLYWKNDGNALRQKTWLWVQRLSDNGRQLLGAPKKLLVNDQPWERHLIEAPFVLRRDGKYHLFYSAAHYGDSTYGVGHAIADAPTGPFVKTDGPILRSTRDVAGPGGQGLLTDALGQTWMYYHAWTPGKIGYERKGERSMRIDPLSWEGDRPVVLRPSATPKFSPATSMEFAAD; this is encoded by the coding sequence ATGACCACGTTAAGGGCGCCTGACCTTACTCTCACCTCGCTCACCGTGGGCGCGAACCTGTATTGCAATCCGGTGGCGCCCGGCGACTTTCCCGATCCGTTCGTGTTGGAGCACGAAGGCGTGTACTACGCGTACGCGACGAACTACAAAGGCGTGGACCTTCCCGTGCGAACTTCTACCGACCTCGTGAACTGGGAATTCCGCGGCAACGCGATGGGAACCTTGCCCAAGTGGGCGCGGCGCGGCTTCACCTGGGCGCCCGACATCATGAAAGTCGCCGGGGGCTTCATGCTGTACTACACCGCGCGGCACCGCAAAAGCGGCCTCCAGGTGATCGGCGCCGCCTTTTCGAAGTCACCGCTCGGCCCGTTCGAAGACACCTGCGCCGAGCCGCTGATCTCCCAGATTCCCCTTGGCGGCGCCATCGACGCGCACGCCTTCGAGGACGCCGACGGCAAGCGCTACCTGTACTGGAAGAACGACGGAAACGCCTTGCGCCAAAAGACTTGGCTGTGGGTGCAGCGCCTCTCGGACAACGGCCGTCAACTGCTCGGCGCTCCGAAGAAGCTTCTCGTGAACGACCAGCCGTGGGAGCGCCACCTCATCGAAGCGCCCTTCGTGCTGCGCCGCGACGGCAAGTACCACCTGTTCTACTCGGCCGCGCACTACGGGGACTCCACGTACGGCGTCGGCCACGCGATCGCGGACGCACCCACCGGACCGTTCGTGAAGACCGACGGACCGATTCTGCGGTCCACGCGTGACGTCGCCGGCCCCGGCGGCCAAGGTCTGCTGACCGACGCCCTCGGACAGACGTGGATGTACTACCACGCCTGGACGCCCGGCAAAATCGGCTACGAACGCAAGGGTGAGCGCTCCATGCGCATCGATCCCTTGTCGTGGGAAGGAGACCGGCCCGTCGTGCTTCGCCCGAGCGCCACGCCCAAGTTCTCGCCTGCCACCTCCATGGAGTTCGCTGCGGACTGA
- a CDS encoding carbohydrate ABC transporter permease produces the protein MAVSSPTSRAVTATPSKPPRRLPRDIPRFILLCILSVIFLAPVYWMISTSLKPEADVLASPVQWIPRNPTLDNYRAVLTSPDGNILRWTWNSFYIALVFTIAHVFLCAITAYPLARMRFRGRNGWFWFILSSLMIPGIVTFIPTYLMMFSFHWIDTPHALIWPGVAGVFGIFLLRQFFMGIPKELEEAAVLDGAGSWTILWRIILPLALPALVTLAVFSFMGSWNNYIWPLFVVSKVDQLTLPVGVTTFSQRYVTDYGKLMATATIAAVPALIAYLLAQRFLVEGLATTGMKE, from the coding sequence ATGGCTGTTTCTTCTCCGACGTCGCGTGCCGTGACGGCCACGCCCAGCAAGCCGCCGCGGCGCTTGCCAAGAGACATTCCACGTTTCATCCTGCTGTGCATCTTGTCGGTGATCTTCCTCGCGCCCGTCTACTGGATGATCTCCACGAGCCTCAAGCCCGAAGCAGACGTGCTCGCGTCGCCCGTTCAGTGGATTCCTCGAAATCCGACGCTCGACAACTACCGCGCGGTTCTCACGTCGCCGGACGGCAACATCTTGCGCTGGACGTGGAACTCGTTCTACATCGCGCTGGTGTTCACGATCGCCCACGTCTTCTTGTGCGCCATCACCGCCTACCCGCTCGCGCGCATGCGCTTCCGTGGCCGTAACGGATGGTTCTGGTTCATCTTGTCGTCCCTGATGATTCCCGGCATCGTGACGTTCATCCCGACGTACCTCATGATGTTCTCGTTTCACTGGATCGACACGCCGCACGCGCTCATCTGGCCCGGCGTGGCGGGCGTGTTCGGGATCTTCTTGCTGCGGCAATTCTTCATGGGCATTCCCAAGGAACTCGAAGAGGCGGCCGTGCTCGACGGCGCGGGGTCCTGGACGATCTTGTGGCGCATCATCTTGCCGCTTGCCTTGCCCGCGCTCGTGACGCTCGCCGTGTTCTCGTTCATGGGCTCGTGGAACAACTACATCTGGCCGTTGTTCGTGGTGTCGAAGGTCGATCAGCTCACGCTGCCCGTCGGCGTGACGACGTTCTCGCAGCGCTACGTCACGGATTACGGCAAGCTCATGGCGACCGCCACGATCGCCGCCGTGCCCGCCCTCATCGCGTACCTGCTCGCGCAACGCTTCCTCGTGGAAGGCTTGGCGACGACCGGGATGAAAGAGTAA
- a CDS encoding carbohydrate ABC transporter permease, whose protein sequence is MSLTAQNPEFTARKRRGGGGFHRVEPYLYLLPHAILFFVFVVYPVVYGVYVSMHRFDLLQQTQTFVGFEYYRNLFDSSTPQSQFFWQTLLNTTFFTIVSVPLLVATSLGLALLVHRPIFGRSFFRAVFFLPGILTVSVMGILWRWMFDNQIGLVNAVMTAVGREPVPWLATQGLAWVPIVVGTVWWTIGFNMTLYLAALGNISQSLYEAAEIDGATTWPKFRFITLPMLAPITLFVGVTTALASFQLFGQSQVITNGGPTRTTQSVIQYITEEGFSNNQLGSATAMGFVFGVMMLLLTAVQFRIMARDAREA, encoded by the coding sequence GTGAGCCTTACGGCACAAAATCCCGAGTTCACGGCCAGAAAACGTCGAGGCGGCGGCGGCTTCCACCGCGTCGAGCCGTATCTGTACCTGCTGCCGCACGCCATCTTGTTCTTCGTGTTCGTCGTGTATCCCGTCGTGTACGGGGTGTACGTTTCGATGCACCGCTTCGACTTGCTGCAGCAGACGCAGACGTTCGTCGGCTTCGAGTACTACCGCAATCTCTTCGATTCCAGCACGCCTCAGTCGCAGTTCTTTTGGCAGACGCTGCTGAACACGACTTTCTTCACGATCGTCTCCGTGCCCCTCTTGGTCGCGACCTCGCTCGGGTTGGCCCTGCTGGTTCACCGCCCGATTTTCGGGCGTTCCTTTTTTCGCGCCGTGTTCTTCTTGCCGGGCATCCTCACGGTGTCCGTCATGGGGATCTTGTGGCGCTGGATGTTCGACAACCAGATCGGCCTCGTCAACGCGGTCATGACCGCCGTCGGTCGAGAGCCCGTGCCGTGGCTCGCCACGCAAGGACTCGCGTGGGTGCCGATCGTCGTCGGGACGGTGTGGTGGACGATCGGCTTCAACATGACCCTTTACCTCGCCGCGCTCGGCAACATCTCGCAAAGCCTCTACGAAGCGGCCGAGATCGACGGCGCGACGACGTGGCCGAAGTTCCGCTTCATCACCTTGCCGATGCTCGCGCCCATCACGCTTTTCGTGGGCGTCACGACGGCCCTGGCGAGCTTCCAGCTTTTCGGGCAGTCGCAAGTCATCACCAACGGCGGACCGACGCGCACCACGCAAAGCGTCATCCAGTACATCACCGAGGAAGGCTTTTCGAACAACCAGTTGGGTTCGGCCACGGCGATGGGCTTCGTGTTCGGCGTGATGATGTTGCTTCTCACTGCCGTGCAATTTCGCATCATGGCGCGTGACGCCCGGGAGGCATGA
- a CDS encoding ABC transporter substrate-binding protein has protein sequence MRKVQLGLLLVGAALAASASAQSTYKGPKVTITFLHGFTGPDRPVMEQLIKDFNEKNANIEVRAQAQPWGTTWQQLPTLVARGNAPDVVVINEDQVTQFIARGALTPLTAADLKAGGINKSAFYGPLFKTADYEGKSYGVPVSSTAYVMFYNKDLMAKNGITKVPTTRAEFTAAVRACTSDTAGKKPGQAGFDATKLNTWGVSLYNNWVGSRAAYAAILQNGGSLTDSKGNANFNSAKAVSAVQYLVDLVQKEGVARKNSTEEAELAAFSQGKVCFFPSGQWYLDRFEQQKMNFGVAFMPRIGGSTRDAAWGASSHLTLPRQPQGYDANKRAAALAFIGYLSGAASNLTWTSTGSMPTQKAVASNPKLANSRVSGVFDRVGSLYATSGFPWMGQVLGPFDQAWEAAYLGKKSVQQALNDGVTEANKQIEQARKQLGN, from the coding sequence ATGCGTAAAGTTCAATTGGGTCTGCTGTTGGTAGGGGCGGCACTCGCGGCGAGCGCGAGTGCCCAGTCGACGTACAAGGGTCCGAAGGTGACGATCACCTTCTTGCACGGCTTCACCGGGCCGGACCGTCCTGTGATGGAACAACTCATCAAGGACTTCAACGAAAAGAACGCCAACATCGAGGTGCGCGCGCAAGCCCAACCTTGGGGCACGACGTGGCAACAACTTCCGACGCTCGTCGCGCGCGGCAACGCACCGGACGTCGTCGTCATCAACGAAGACCAGGTTACGCAGTTCATCGCGCGCGGCGCCCTGACGCCGCTCACCGCCGCCGACCTCAAGGCCGGCGGTATCAACAAGAGCGCCTTCTACGGCCCACTCTTCAAGACCGCCGACTACGAAGGCAAGTCGTACGGCGTGCCCGTGTCGTCTACGGCCTACGTGATGTTCTACAACAAGGACCTCATGGCGAAGAACGGCATCACGAAGGTGCCCACGACGCGCGCCGAGTTCACTGCGGCCGTGCGCGCCTGCACGAGCGACACGGCGGGCAAGAAGCCGGGCCAGGCGGGCTTCGACGCCACGAAGCTCAATACGTGGGGCGTCTCCTTGTACAACAACTGGGTCGGTTCGCGCGCCGCGTACGCCGCCATCCTGCAAAACGGCGGTTCGCTCACCGACAGCAAGGGCAACGCCAATTTCAACTCGGCCAAGGCCGTGTCGGCCGTGCAGTACCTCGTGGACCTCGTCCAGAAGGAAGGCGTGGCCCGCAAGAACTCCACCGAGGAAGCCGAACTCGCCGCGTTCAGCCAAGGCAAGGTCTGCTTCTTCCCGAGCGGCCAGTGGTACCTCGACCGCTTCGAGCAGCAGAAGATGAACTTCGGCGTGGCGTTCATGCCGCGCATCGGCGGCAGCACACGTGACGCCGCGTGGGGTGCTTCCAGTCACCTGACACTGCCTCGTCAACCGCAAGGCTACGACGCGAACAAGCGCGCCGCCGCCCTCGCGTTCATCGGCTACCTGTCGGGCGCCGCTTCCAACCTCACTTGGACGTCCACCGGTTCGATGCCCACGCAGAAGGCCGTCGCGAGCAACCCCAAGCTCGCCAACTCTCGCGTGTCCGGCGTCTTCGACCGAGTTGGCTCCCTCTACGCCACCTCGGGCTTCCCCTGGATGGGCCAAGTCCTCGGTCCGTTCGACCAAGCCTGGGAAGCCGCTTACCTCGGCAAGAAGAGCGTGCAGCAAGCGCTCAACGACGGTGTGACGGAAGCCAACAAGCAAATCGAGCAAGCTCGCAAGCAACTCGGTAACTAA